In the genome of Kitasatospora cineracea, one region contains:
- a CDS encoding Uma2 family endonuclease: MSVDAVMHTEFPAGYVVFFGTDGKVLMTPRSEEHSRTIRSMHIDSLTLGRHAKVISDVYIDFPADENSAPDFAIVREGAQREGKRYGFEDVLLIAEVVSVSSARKDYDDCTAKYGRYGIPVYMVVDPYAAEVVVHTRPTGSGYIAAHTHQYGSGKLPIELADGRTYTLDLDELPRPEVDAR; this comes from the coding sequence ATGAGCGTCGATGCGGTCATGCACACCGAGTTCCCCGCAGGCTACGTGGTCTTCTTCGGTACCGACGGGAAGGTACTCATGACCCCGCGGAGTGAAGAGCACTCCCGCACGATCAGGTCGATGCACATCGATTCCCTGACCCTCGGCCGACACGCGAAGGTCATCTCCGACGTGTACATCGACTTCCCGGCCGACGAGAACTCCGCCCCCGATTTCGCGATCGTGCGGGAGGGCGCACAGCGAGAGGGCAAACGCTACGGCTTCGAGGACGTGCTGCTGATCGCCGAGGTGGTGTCGGTCTCCTCCGCGCGCAAGGACTACGACGACTGCACCGCGAAGTACGGCCGCTACGGCATCCCCGTCTACATGGTGGTCGACCCGTACGCGGCCGAGGTCGTCGTCCACACCCGGCCCACCGGCTCCGGCTACATCGCCGCCCACACCCACCAGTACGGCTCGGGCAAGCTACCGATCGAACTGGCCGACGGCCGCACCTACACCCTCGACCTGGACGAGCTGCCCCGGCCCGAGGTCGACGCCCGCTGA